The Primulina eburnea isolate SZY01 chromosome 8, ASM2296580v1, whole genome shotgun sequence genome contains a region encoding:
- the LOC140839046 gene encoding uncharacterized mitochondrial protein AtMg00860-like, whose translation MIYFYSVFPEVVSGIPPDKEVDFSIVIPPDEDDIQIYSKSREEYSQHLRAALQTLKDRQLYAKFSRCEFCLGRVAFLGHIISWDGVEVDPNKVETVRDWLVPKSVTEIRSFLGLTRYYRMFINGFSSMAVPMTALTKKNAKFIWGPKC comes from the exons ATGATATATTTTTACAGCGTCTTTCCTGAGGTTGTTTCGGGCATTCCACCAGACAAAGAGGTAGACTTTTCTATTGTCATTCCACCAGATGAAG ATGACATACAGATATATTCGAAGAGCAGAGAGGAGTACAGTCAGCATTTGAGAGCCGCACTACAGACATTGAAAGACAGGCAGTTATATGCCAAGTTCAGCAGGTGCGAATTCTGTCTCGGCagggtggcgttcttaggccacattattTCCTGGGATGGAGTCGAGGTTGACCCCAACAAGGTTGAGACAGTCAGAGATTGGCTGGTGCCTAAGAGTGtgacagagatccgcagtttcttgggTCTAACTAGGTACTACAGGATGTTCATTAATGGCTTTTCTTCTATGGCGGTACCCATGACTGCCTtaacaaagaaaaatgccaaatTCATTTGGGGACCAAAATGTTAG